In Hydractinia symbiolongicarpus strain clone_291-10 chromosome 4, HSymV2.1, whole genome shotgun sequence, the following proteins share a genomic window:
- the LOC130640746 gene encoding uncharacterized protein LOC130640746 — protein sequence MKIFRRIFLTSILTVVLLITLIYITILPNKNQILSKFNAATDLTSTQSSCLGKKSWKSRYYYNLSLQTDVRYCKYNLRTSGEKDIVKLTITTFDGLKRQKVIGGDSWRLFVQGAVYFNADVIDKMDGTYEARLELPVSGDYKFKLELEYSLCDGIRDPPTWWFINGTEHCKYQTAHLDRKGYIYKTHVLSFKKSKQNATVRVEKQTKNNTGTCIYVGTSKGYWARNGTKVKFTSMPKTKLFVFNKKHKQNTTLWVYGDSLGLRYYSYLKKRFICTDFFKNCKVTYNWVYPLYRGKEIARRIYDKKDFNDSIVLNDLKNVLTCKEMRNPKSVLLLNFGLHTMMGLTMNQSKTLLINFVKMYRNLKKIQLVPMVIWKTTTPTYRKYKDDHRFLTNHRIKLWNEFAKLVSCEENFPIFDIYHVAASYPNFAIDGIHFAEEVFDVPTNQLENFLAENLMK from the coding sequence ATGAAAATATTTCGCCGCATTTTTCTAACTTCGATATTAACCGTTGTCCTTCTTATTACTTTAATATACATTACCATTCTACcaaataaaaatcaaatattatCAAAATTCAACGCTGCAACGGATCTTACTTCTACGCAATCGTCATGTTTGGGAAAAAAATCCTGGAAATCAAGATATTACTACAATCTCTCATTACAAACAGATGTACGTTATTGTAAATACAACTTAAGAACCAGTGGAGAAAAAGACATTGTAAAACTAACAATTACGACGTTTGACggtttaaaaagacaaaaagttATTGGTGGCGACTCTTGGAGGTTATTTGTTCAAGGAGCAGTTTATTTCAACGCCGATGTTATAGATAAAATGGATGGAACTTATGAAGCAAGACTTGAATTGCCAGTTTCTGGAGATTATAAATTTAAGTTGGAATTAGAATATAGTCTCTGCGACGGAATTCGCGATCCTCCTACTTGGTGGTTTATTAATGGCACTGAACATTGCAAATATCAAACTGCTCATCTGGATAGGAAaggttatatatataaaacacatGTTTTGTCGTTCAAAAAATCGAAACAGAATGCAACAGTTAGggtagaaaaacaaacaaagaataaCACAGGGACATGTATTTATGTAGGTACCAGTAAAGGATATTGGGCGCGCAATGGCACAAAAGTGAAATTTACATCAATGCCTAAAACAAAGCTTTTTgtgtttaataaaaaacataagcAAAACACCACTTTGTGGGTATATGGAGATTCGTTAGGTCTTAGATACTATTCATACTtgaaaaaacgttttatttgtacagatttttttaaaaattgtaaagtcACTTATAATTGGGTATATCCTCTGTATCGTGGAAAAGAAATTGCAAGACGGATCTACGATAAAAAGGATTTTAACGATAGTATTGTCCTTAACGACCTCAAAAACGTGCTGACATGCAAAGAAATGAGAAATCCAAAAAGTGTCCtacttttaaattttggttTACACACAATGATGGGCTTAACTATGAATCAAAGCAAAACcttattaataaattttgtcaaaatgtACAggaatcttaaaaaaatacaacttgttcCCATGGTGATTTGGAAAACGACAACGCCCACTTATCGCAAATATAAAGACGATCATAGATTTTTAACAAATCATCGCATCAAACTGTGGAATGAATTTGCTAAGTTGGTGTCATGCGAAGAAAATTTCCCAATCTTTGATATATATCATGTAGCTGCATCGTATCCCAATTTTGCCATCGATGGGATTCATTTTGCTGAAGAAGTTTTTGATGTACCAACTAATCAACTGGAAAATTTTCTGGCAGAGAATTTGATGAAGTAA
- the LOC130640747 gene encoding uncharacterized protein LOC130640747 codes for MFKFFLLGLAAIQITFVGTALYTPDEEIPDGSITKYFKGKTEISCLLHCERDEQCDRVIFKLQNKQMRNGECWFVETNTGSIQKLKKDKSIKSYKKIMPEYLAQPVCHFGDLVVTNTSIEYKCQCKREWTLLKRNVCFGTHPNEFGTFEIQNNAVMTDIKLVHVGKGGVTCIANTPLTKWGCDHNQQFVIGNIGVIITDNQNTILYPSMEYHIWSGFFSVPGYNANSPYLIFNAKNHTVKKGEELRLHYAETLFGYHENNNGTSCADIYAKLCDA; via the exons atgtttaaattctttttacttGGGCTAGCTGCAATCCAAATAACGTTCGTTGGGACAGCTTTATATACTCCAGATGAAGAAATACCTGATGGAagtataacaaaatattttaaagggaAAACTGAAATAAGCTGCCTGTTGCATTGCGAAAGAGATGAACAATGCGACCGAGTCATTTTTAAGTTGCAGAATAAACAGATGAGAAATGGAGAGTGTTGGTTTGTGGAAACAAACACAGGTAGTATacagaaattgaaaaaagataaatcaattaaaagctataaaaag ATAATGCCCGAATATCTAGCACAACCTGTATGTCATTTTGGGGATCTTGTTGTTACGAATACATCTATAGAATACAAGTGCCAATGCAAAC GTGAGTGGACATTGTTAAAACGTAATGTCTGCTTTGGAACACATCCCAACGAATTCGGAACATTTGAAATACAAAACAACGCAGTTATGACTGACATAAAATTGGTGCATGTTGGCAAAGGTGGTGTAACATGCATAGCGAATACTCCATTGACCAAATGGGGATGCGATCATAATCAACAATTCGTCATTGGAAATATCGGTGTAATAATTACAGATAATCAAAACACAATACTTTATCCATCCATGGAATATCATATTTGGAGCGGTTTTTTTTCCGTACCGGGATACAACGCCAACTCGCCCTACTTGATTTTTAACGCCAAAAATCACACTGTTAAAAAAGGAGAAGAGTTGAGATTACATTATGCTGAAACTTTATTCGGATACCATGAAAACAACAACGGTACATCATGTGCGGATATTTACGCGAAGTTGTGTGATGCATAA
- the LOC130640748 gene encoding THAP domain-containing protein 1 A-like, which translates to MGWCVVVGCSNNTFTKNREKNISFFRFPSNITLKKKWLANIKRENPPKEAKICHQHFENSCFTRDLQNELLNKPLRRLLKDDAVPTLFPHNSGKQPQKRRSGILREETAVKRKLCEDAIIHNEEVKHLELEMNSKGTQADFTPETNCVSTQTKKTK; encoded by the exons atgggCTGGTGTGTTGTTGTTGGTTGTAGTAATAatacttttacaaaaaatagagaaaaaaatatcaGTTTTTTTCGTTTTCCGTCAAACATTACCTTGAAAAAGAAATGGTTAGCTAACATTAAAAGAGAAAACCCACCTAAAGAGGCGAAGATTTGTCATCAGCATTTTGAGAATTCATGTTTTACAAGAGATTTACAG AACGAACTTCTTAACAAACCACTCAGACGTTTGCTCAAAGATGACGCTGTTCCAACTTTATTTCCTCACAACTCAGGAAAACAACCACAAAAGCGAAGATCCGGCATTCTAAGAGAGGAGACTGCAGTCAAACGAAAACTATGTGAAGATGCAATCATTCACAATGAAGAAGTAAAACACTTGGAACTTGAGATGAATTCTAAAGGTACACAAGCTGACTTTACACCTGAAACAAATTGTGTATCTACtcaaacgaaaaaaacaaagtaa